The DNA region TCAGTGATCTCAAGTGTTTATTCTACTGGCATTAGCTTTGAATTGAATGAACCGGTTTAATTAATATAAGTTTTAATCATTAATTTATTTAAGGAGGAAGACCTATGACATTGGTTAAATTTAATGCCGACAAAAAGAATAACAGTTCGTTATTACCGTCATTTAATGATGTTTTTGAATCAATCTTAAACGATTCTTTTTTCAATGACCGCCTGGTAGCGCGCGTTCCAGCAGCTAACATCAGCGAAACCGAGGATCATTATCATGTTGAACTGGCTGCGCCCGGCCTCAAAAAAGAAGATTTCAAAATTAACCTTGACCGCAATGTGCTGCACATTTCGGTAGAACGACAAAACGAAAGCAGCGACGTTCAAAAAAATTACAGTAAACGTGAGTATAGTTACAGTTCATTTGTACGTTCGTTTACGTTGCCCGACAGCGCCAATGCCGAAAATATTGAGGCGTCTTATACAGACGGCGTCCTGAAGATCGATATTGCTAAACGCGAAGAAGCTAAGGCTATACGCAGGCAAATTGAAATTAAATAAGTGGATTAGTTTTTTAAATGAGGCTCCTGTTAAAGCAGGAGCCTTTAATTTATAGCTATGGAACTCGGGTTTTATATTTTGCTGAGCGTTAGAACACCGGCAGGATTTGATA from Mucilaginibacter sp. SJ includes:
- a CDS encoding Hsp20/alpha crystallin family protein, translating into MTLVKFNADKKNNSSLLPSFNDVFESILNDSFFNDRLVARVPAANISETEDHYHVELAAPGLKKEDFKINLDRNVLHISVERQNESSDVQKNYSKREYSYSSFVRSFTLPDSANAENIEASYTDGVLKIDIAKREEAKAIRRQIEIK